In one window of Plasmodium cynomolgi strain B DNA, chromosome 13, whole genome shotgun sequence DNA:
- a CDS encoding hypothetical protein (putative) gives MKNDNTVVYKNNTWSIYNNKSNAPGNKKKSRVEYLTLLGKGQLFDEAANENEGKQGEVTDMYIYTGKGVEKVSINTATKEKKNETNKNKRYQYLKDKITNALKNQERIKQNTSESEFPSANENDPRDVFIFDKLKNEINIISSKGLKEEEHKKGTDDATVDTHPLEGSSFLHTDGHTTEDILPGADVHAEATASVTCNHVGENFGYVADDVGILPGQGGYRHEDQYREDEEPLYKKDQSELAIQSEDRANLDDEKKGTPNEMQPAEETSTKPNGEFFIYTEKCSDISSETDDEIYSESEVGAPKWESQPERGNFMPRLKNQTREVKKGASFQRERVVEKRKKGREGVYKSYREGGSRERGVCEGGSLQKGSLQKGSLQKGSLQKGWHEEGPYENSWSEDSQGEYSPYKDSPRKHVMSVHRRDEFHSIQKEMHHLNVEMNNVKDKMNIINNKKNGKINVLNKKINILKNKLSDSYVSNLNDDINIVNSQIDILFIKKINKMYKQIDSYVKNINDQIVKNLSSERTLDYLDSSLYSHIQRQISNIKTQVSNLHDQVNSHMYQQKSNKMFNQMNSQINNTSNQIGRHIGVLLHRQRGGLPTMDSKWIIPNDEEWRYQRKSKGSLDVEEDLSLPQHEKKMHKKKGIVKKEDHHLYRDNPFCKNTYHELHPQINFSSADEGSDANEDADYYSRFSKHHNGGAINVGEYPIEGDSCVSDASVTKYGIHRGKTIRGGSKGYNSSDSCRSRISKRKKTRNDNEPNYNHLKRKKKLINLFSRNVKWETDKCADGTDKVKPQLEINADGVRSRPGVETDEHTGLRSHEHLSGGKTVSCEKGDGFMHDERPSAQFGHESGKVGVVEAPEVIEVEEVIQAADVIQAEDAIEVADVIEVADVIEVADVAEASDVTNVVDAAEAEEPADKRPNAEEEYRPFSDQKLMYLKKKLMQLDLFKRNQKRKNEEDGLNNRDMKTDASEQAKEKDKRMAPMEVANESDKAIELVSYTEKGDTLQNGAQSTYKTHKFMFVEERQETELGGCSGDAYGNYNTKHHWKWQASQNDRRRENYPTGNMNTANESKDFASMFHKLVHQEGENGQSKHNGQNRVPHLYGNTGEDKVADDFCFSEKSAFLRDGDQQKVDKGGNNVDMLRHFFFLKTK, from the exons atgaaaaatgataacACAGTAGTTTACAAGAACAATACTTGGAGCATATACAAC aaCAAGTCCAACGCCCCTgggaataagaaaaaaag CCGAGTGGAATACCTGACCCTGTTAGGGAAGGGACAACTGTTTGACGAAGCGGCGAACGAAAATGAGGGTAAGCAAGGCGAAGTGACGGACATGTACATCTACACAGGCAAGGGAGTGGAAAAGGTGTCAATAAACACAGCgacgaaagagaaaaaaaacgaaacgaataaaaacaaacggTATCAGTAtttaaaggataaaataacaaatgcattaaaaaatcaGGAAAGGATAAAACAGAATACTAGTGAGAGTGAATTTCCAAGTGCTAACGAAAATGACCCCAGAgatgtcttcatttttgataagcttaaaaatgaaataaacatTATCAGCAGCAAGGGGCTAAAAGAAGAGgagcacaaaaagggaacggaTGATGCCACAGTGGATACCCATCCTTTGGAGGGATCATCATTCCTGCATACAGATGGGCATACAACGGAAGATATTCTTCCTGGTGCAGATGTGCACGCCGAGGCAACTGCTTCTGTCACGTGCAACCATGTAGGAGAAAATTTCGGTTATGTAGCAGACGACGTGGGGATTCTACCAGGTCAAGGTGGGTACCGCCATGAGGATCAATATAGAGAGGATGAGGAACCTCTGTACAAAAAAGACCAAAGTGAGCTTGCGATCCAATCGGAGGACCGCGCAAACCTTGACGATGAGAAGAAGGGAACTCCAAATGAGATGCAACCCGCAGAGGAAACCTCCACCAAACCGAATGGTGAGTTTTTTATCTACACGGAAAAATGTAGTGACATCAGCAGCGAAACAGATGATGAAATTTATTCTGAGTCCGAAGTGGGtgcccccaaatgggaaagccAACCCGAAAGGGGAAACTTCATGCCGCGTTTGAAGAACCAAACgagggaagtaaaaaagggggcaagcTTTCAAAGAGAAAGAGTCGTGGAAAAgcgtaaaaaagggagagagggGGTGTACAAATCATACCGCGAGGGGGGGTCGCGCGAAAGGGGAGTGTGCGAAGGAGGATCTCTCCAAAAAGGATCTCTCCAAAAAGGATCGCTCCAAAAGGGATCGCTCCAAAAAGGCTGGCATGAAGAAGGCCCTTACGAGAACAGCTGGAGCGAGGATAGCCAAGGGGAATACAGCCCGTACAAAGACTCACCGAGAAAACATGTGATGAGTGTCCATCGGCGCGACGAATTCCACAGTatacaaaaagaaatgcacCATCTCAATGTGGAAATGAACAATGTAaaggacaaaatgaacataatCAATAACaagaaaaacggaaaaataaacgtgttgaataaaaaaattaacattttgaaaaacaaacTTAGCGATAGTTACGTCAGTAATCTAAACGACGACATAAACATTGTCAACAGTCAAATcgacattttatttataaaaaaaattaacaaaatgtacaaacaGATAGATTCctacgtaaaaaatataaacgatCAGATAGTGAAGAATTTATCCTCCGAGAGGACTCTGGACTATCTCGATTCGTCCCTATACAGTCACATACAAAGACAAATAAGCAACATAAAGACGCAAGTAAGTAATTTACATGACCAGGTGAACAGTCACATGTATCAGCAgaaaagcaacaaaatgtTTAACCAAATGAATAGCCAAATTAACAACACCAGTAATCAAATTGGTCGGCACATTGGTGTCCTGCTGCATAGGCAAAGAGGAGGACTTCCAACGATGGACTCAAAGTGGATAATTCCAAATGATGAGGAATGGAGATATCAGAGGAAATCCAAAGGATCACTCGATGTGGAAGAAGACCTGTCTCTTCCGcagcatgaaaaaaaaatgcacaaaaaaaaaggcatcgTTAAGAAGGAAGATCATCACCTCTACAGGGATAACCCCTTTTGTAAGAATACCTATCACGAGCTTCACCCACAAATTAATTTCAGCAGTGCAGATGAGGGTAGTGACGCAAATGAGGACGCGGACTATTATAGCCGCTTCAGTAAACACCACAATGGAGGTGCTATTAACGTGGGAGAATATCCAATCGAAGGAGACTCCTGTGTTTCCGACGCTAGTGTTACAAAGTATGGAATCCATCGGGGGAAAACAATCCGAGGCGGAAGCAAAGGGTACAACTCAAGTGATAGCTGTAGAAGCAGAAtctcaaaaaggaagaaaacgagAAATGATAATGAACCAAATTATAATCACCTTAaacggaagaagaaattaattaaCCTCTTTAGTCGTAATGTCAAGTGGGAAACTGATAAGTGTGCTGATGGCACGGACAAGGTGAAGCCTCAGTTGGAGATCAACGCAGATGGTGTGCGTAGCCGACCTGGCGTTGAAACAGATGAGCACACAGGTCTACGTAGTCATGAACATCTATCCGGAGGTAAAACTGTAAGCTGTGAAAAGGGAGACGGTTTTATGCATGACGAGAGACCGTCGGCGCAGTTCGGCCATGAAAGTGGTAAAGTGGGTGTAGTCGAAGCGCCAGAAGTGAtcgaagtggaagaagtgatACAAGCGGCAGATGTGATACAAGCGGAAGATGCGATCGAAGTGGCAGATGTGATCGAAGTGGCAGACGTGATCGAAGTGGCGGACGTTGCCGAAGCCTCAGACGTGACAAACGTGGTAGACGCGGCCGAAGCGGAGGAACCTGCTGACAAGAGACCAAACGCAGAGGAGGAGTACCGCCCCTTCAGCGACCAGAAGCTAAtgtatttgaaaaaaaaattgatgcaattggatttatttaaaaggaatcaaaaacggaaaaatgaagaggatgGCCTAAACAATCGTGACATGAAAACAGATGCCAGCGAAcaagcaaaagaaaaggataaaagGATGGCCCCTATGGAAGTAGCCAATGAGTCGGATAAAGCCATCGAATTAGTTTCTTACACAGAGAAGGGGGACACGTTACAGAATGGCGCACAATCAACGTATAAAACGCACAAATTTATGTTTGTAGAGGAAAGGCAAGAAACGGAACTTGGTGGATGCAGTGGCGACGCGTATGGTAATTACAATACAAAACACCACTGGAAATGGCAAGCTAGCCAAAACGATAGGAGAAGGGAAAATTACCCCACCGGAAATATGAACACTGCAAATGAATCCAAAGACTTCGCGTCGATGTTTCATAAATTGGTTCACCAAGAAGGCGAAAATGGGCAAAGCAAACATAACGGGCAAAATAGAGTACCCCATTTGTATGGCAACACCGGTGAGGATAAAGTAGCTGACGATTTTTGCTTCAGTGAGAAGTCCGCTTTCCTTCGAGATGGTGACCAGCAGAAGGTGGacaaaggaggaaataaCGTAGATATGTtgagacattttttttttttaaagacgAAATGA
- a CDS encoding hypothetical protein (putative), with the protein IEEYQGLLNSKDREDETNGAHIAEKVEKGGETIENTLMKLNVRYQTLFFSSGVMTVFCGTISLLESLRYFYFTNFVVSTFLITMGLIMMILDIPGTPRWAAKHRIMIRKYIKFLTRLTGKAVWFFFLGSMSCLNLWPHSKKVTFFRSFWVVLFSSFILGVAVVGFLIALRKSLRLEKLKKTIKLVSKGAYIDCYRKYSVADPDHGMQFEEFNRMCSDHTNGYIYFDFLDLFIIFNALDEHQKCSINEREFLEWINGPVTYL; encoded by the exons aTTGAAGAATACCAAGGCCTATTGAACAGCAAAGATAGAGAAGATGAAACCAACGGGGCACACATCGCCGAGAAGGTggaaaagggaggagaaaCCATTGAAAATACTTTGATGAAATTAAATGTGAGGTACCAAACGTTATTCTTTTCCTCGGGAGTAATGACTGTTTTTTGTGGCACAATATCATTACTGGAATCGTTAagatatttttacttcaccAATTTTGTGGTCTCCACCTTTTTAAT AACCATGGGGCTTATCATGATGATTTTGGACATCCCGGGAACGCCAAGATGGGCCGCAAAGCATAGGATTATGATAAGGAagtacataaaatttttaacgaGGTTGACGGGGAAGGCAGTTTGGTTCTTCTTTTTAG GATCGATGTCGTGTTTGAACCTATGGCCGCACTCGAAAAAAGTTACCTTCTTTAGATCGTTCTGGGTCGTCCTATTCAGTAGCTTTATCCTGGGAGTTGCCGTAGTTGGCTTTTTAATCGCATTAAGAAAATCATTAAgattggaaaaattaaaaaagacgATCAAGCTGGTATCGAAAGGAGCCTACATTGATTGTTACAGAAAATATAGTGTAGCAGATCCAGACCACGGAAtgcaatttgaagaattcaATAGGATGTGTTCAGATCACACAaatggatatatatattttgacTTCTTGGatttatttatcattttcaatGCCCTAGATGAGCACCAGAAATGTTCCATAAATGAAAGAGAATTTTTGGAGTGGATAAATGGTCCCGTGACTTACTTG
- a CDS encoding DNA-damage inducible protein (putative): MVFITISDDSKIITSLDVHEDTEIFTIINIIENDFELNMNENELTYNGAPLNKFDTVKKLNINEGDLLFVRKKLSLDLMPQGNSSTQAQMAAAGVGAPSTSTGTGIAPSGGSGMNANSFNNAGGINNAAFNALMEHFRTVQENEYIKKETEILLNLKNDRARMGVLQLQDKQLYDAINSQNVEEVKKFVKEKLENEKKEKEREQRMYENALKDPLSEDAQKYIYENIYKNQINSNLALAQEHFPEAFGVVYMLYIPVEINKNVVHAFVDSGAQSSIMSKQCAEKCNILRLMDRRFTGIAKGVGTKSILGKIHMVDIKIGNYFYAVSLTIIDEYDIDFIFGLDLLRRHQCQIDLKKNALVIEDNEIPFLPEKDIIANSSHSIDFDATKESTGGA; the protein is encoded by the coding sequence ATGGTCTTCATCACCATCTCCGACGACAGCAAGATCATAACCAGCCTGGACGTGCACGAAGACACGGAAATTTTCACCATCATCAACATTATCGAAAATGACTTCGAGCTAAATATGAACGAAAACGAATTGACATACAACGGGGCCCCCTTGAACAAGTTCGACACGGTGAAGAAGCTGAACATAAATGAAGGGGACCTGCTCTTTGTGAGGAAGAAGTTGAGTCTGGATTTGATGCCCCAAGGGAATTCTAGCACTCAGGCACAAATGGCAGCAGCAGGAGTAGGGGCGCCTTCCACCTCCACAGGGACTGGAATCGCGCCCAGTGGTGGTAGCGGCATGAACGCAAACAGTTTTAACAACGCGGGAGGAATAAACAATGCAGCGTTTAATGCACTGATGGAGCATTTCCGCACCGTTCAAGAAAAcgaatacataaaaaaagaaaccgaAATTTTActaaacttaaaaaatgacagagCGAGGATGGGTGTCCTACAATTACAAGACAAACAATTGTATGATGCTATAAATAGCCAAAATGtagaagaagtaaaaaaatttgtaaaagaaaaattggaaaatgaaaaaaaagagaaagaaagagAACAACGTATGTACGAAAATGCATTGAAAGATCCACTCTCAGAAGATGcacaaaaatacatttatgaaaatatttacaaaaatcaAATAAACTCAAACTTGGCATTAGCTCAGGAACATTTCCCAGAAGCATTTGGGGTTGTTTACATGTTATACATTCCtgttgaaataaataaaaatgtggtgCATGCTTTTGTGGATTCGGGGGCGCAGTCAAGTATCATGTCCAAGCAGTGTgcagaaaaatgcaacatTTTGAGATTAATGGATAGGAGATTTACAGGAATTGCCAAAGGAGTTGGTACCAAATCCATTTTGGGGAAAATACACATGGTCGACATTAAAATTGGAAACTATTTCTACGCCGTTTCGTTAACCATTATTGATGAGTATGACATTGATTTTATATTCGGCTTGGATTTGTTGAGGAGACACCAGTGCCAGATCGacttgaagaaaaatgcccTCGTTATTGAGGATAATGAAATTCCATTCTTGCCGGAGAAGGACATCATTGCGAATTCATCCCACAGCATTGACTTCGATGCCACGAAGGAGTCTACGGGGGGGGCTTA
- a CDS encoding hypothetical protein (putative), which produces MAFRISIRSCSWHLLASYNGPSVKSFQKRGVPFLYCLRGLTSVNKQFVGKTHVNHFMSQERGALSTSSNVQLNGLNSEDYQSDEESDKLVLNDNDEDESDEGEESHVEMSAAVGVTHEGIITECEVGGNVGSTHLGENIPTHTQSCGRESDKKTAHLRKRNKHDPDSVVIYNDVIDLPPDMCTSPLSEEEIEQVNSGGGGFPLEKYSCAVVYAKKTRL; this is translated from the exons ATGGCATTCCGCATCAGCATCCGCAGTTGCTCTTGGCACCTCCTAGCATCAT ACAATGGCCCAAGTGTAAAATCGTTCCAGAAGAGGGgagtcccttttttgtactgCCTAAGGGGCCTCACTAGCGTGAACAAGCAGTTCGTAGGGAAGACACATGTGAATCATTTTATGAGTCAAGAGAGGGGTGCCCTGTCAACTTCTTCAAACGTACAACTAAACGGACTCAATTCTGAGGATTACCAGAGTGATGAAGAAAGCGACAAATTAGTTTTGAATGACAATGATGAGGATGAATCTGATGAAGGGGAAGAGTCCCATGTGGAAATGAGCGCTGCGGTAGGCGTAACCCACGAGGGGATAATCACCGAATGCGAAGTTGGCGGAAACGTAGGGAGTACCCACTTGGGTGAAAATATCCCAACCCATACACAGAGCTGTGGAAGAGAATCGGATAAGAAAACCGCCCACTtgaggaaaaggaacaagCACGACCCTGACTCGGTAGTGAT ATATAACGACGTAATCGATTTACCCCCCGACATGTGCACGTCCCCCCTaagcgaagaagaaatagaaCAAGTCAACTCGGGGGGTGGTGGCTTCCCCCTGGAGAAGTACTCATGTGCCGTCGTTTATGCTAAGAAAACGCGTTTA